In Sporichthya polymorpha DSM 43042, a genomic segment contains:
- a CDS encoding FAD-dependent monooxygenase — protein sequence MNGSALVLGGSIAGLLAAAALSPHVETVTLVDREDLLEPNRRGVPQGTQVHALLGAGQRAMAALLPGIVDDLVTAGGRLVDSPHEVAIYGAQGWAGRVPSEAHVVFMRRPVLETVVRRRVLALPNVRAVSGVVTGLTGSSDRITGATLQGGSTLAADLIVDATGRNSKAAEWLAEFGCPAPATKELRSYVGYATATVRLPDGVFPPGVVGILSHPHPGALRGSAVVPCDNGLYQVAALGMMKADPPKDREGFQSHLEAAPSRLVAEVAAKAEFVEEPTVYKVRGSLRRMWEDLPAHPPGFLAIGDAVMSFNPLYGQGMSVAASEARILHDEVGRTGVADPGLAGRAQAAFTPVVDTVFHMVVSTDAHYPGAELVGVTAPDPEAVTSGRALSQLATEDPEVALALKTAGHFFDTAPLRSPGIAQKVAAWIADGRTPAAQDPTVIPPALIETPR from the coding sequence TTGAATGGCTCTGCCCTCGTCCTGGGTGGCAGCATCGCCGGCCTGCTCGCGGCGGCGGCGCTGTCCCCCCACGTCGAGACGGTCACGCTCGTCGACCGGGAGGACCTGCTCGAACCGAACCGCCGCGGCGTCCCGCAGGGGACGCAGGTGCACGCGCTGCTCGGTGCCGGCCAGCGGGCCATGGCGGCACTGCTGCCCGGCATCGTCGACGACCTCGTCACCGCGGGCGGCCGGCTCGTGGACTCCCCGCACGAGGTCGCGATCTACGGCGCCCAGGGCTGGGCCGGCCGGGTCCCGAGTGAGGCCCACGTCGTGTTCATGCGGCGCCCGGTCCTCGAGACCGTGGTGCGCCGCCGGGTGCTCGCCCTGCCGAATGTTCGCGCCGTCTCCGGCGTCGTCACCGGGCTGACGGGCAGTTCCGACCGCATCACCGGAGCGACGCTCCAGGGCGGGAGCACCCTGGCCGCCGACCTGATCGTCGACGCCACCGGCCGAAACTCCAAGGCCGCCGAGTGGCTCGCCGAGTTCGGGTGTCCCGCGCCCGCGACAAAGGAACTGCGCTCCTACGTCGGGTACGCGACGGCGACCGTGCGCCTGCCCGACGGCGTCTTCCCGCCCGGCGTGGTCGGGATCCTCAGTCACCCGCATCCCGGCGCGCTGCGTGGGTCCGCGGTCGTGCCCTGCGACAACGGGCTCTACCAGGTCGCGGCGCTCGGGATGATGAAGGCCGACCCGCCCAAGGACCGCGAGGGCTTCCAGTCGCACCTCGAGGCGGCGCCGAGCCGACTCGTCGCCGAGGTCGCGGCGAAGGCCGAGTTCGTCGAGGAGCCGACGGTCTACAAGGTCCGGGGCAGCCTGCGCCGGATGTGGGAGGACCTGCCCGCGCACCCGCCGGGCTTCCTCGCGATCGGCGACGCGGTGATGTCGTTCAACCCGCTCTACGGCCAGGGCATGTCGGTGGCGGCGAGCGAGGCGCGGATCCTGCACGACGAGGTCGGGCGGACCGGCGTCGCCGACCCCGGCCTCGCCGGACGGGCCCAGGCGGCGTTCACGCCGGTGGTCGACACCGTCTTCCACATGGTCGTGAGCACCGACGCCCATTACCCGGGTGCCGAGCTCGTGGGCGTCACGGCGCCCGACCCCGAGGCGGTCACGTCCGGTCGCGCCCTGAGCCAGTTGGCGACCGAGGACCCCGAGGTTGCCCTCGCGCTGAAGACCGCCGGCCACTTCTTCGACACCGCCCCGCTGCGGTCGCCGGGGATTGCGCAGAAAGTCGCGGCCTGGATCGCCGATGGACGCACGCCGGCCGCCCAGGACCCCACGGTCATCCCCCCGGCTCTGATCGAAACGCCCAGGTGA
- a CDS encoding TetR/AcrR family transcriptional regulator, with protein sequence MARPRIDDSARQRRRPADLRALILVAAEETFARLGYSDTTTIEVARVAGVSRSVLIRHFATKQELFRAAIEQPLLRFVEEWVPAWTAQLDAPVPNATLMREFVGDLYRNAREHRGAVRILLLHGDQLDPEVRDQVWGALNVGLAALREAGERELAPRGFPTTRVGLTARAVLSLVLGYVALEPALDSLDGTSEDPEVVVDHLAALLLHGFGLGEGQDS encoded by the coding sequence ATGGCACGCCCCCGCATCGACGACTCAGCGCGGCAGCGGCGGCGGCCGGCGGACTTGCGGGCACTGATCCTCGTCGCGGCGGAGGAGACGTTCGCGCGGCTCGGGTACAGCGACACCACGACAATCGAGGTGGCGCGTGTCGCCGGGGTAAGTCGGTCGGTCCTGATCCGCCACTTCGCCACCAAGCAGGAGCTGTTCCGCGCCGCGATCGAGCAGCCGCTGCTGCGCTTCGTGGAGGAGTGGGTCCCGGCCTGGACGGCCCAGCTCGACGCCCCGGTCCCGAACGCGACGCTCATGCGCGAGTTCGTCGGCGACCTGTACCGCAATGCGCGCGAGCACCGGGGGGCCGTGCGGATCCTGCTGCTGCACGGCGACCAGCTCGACCCCGAGGTGCGTGACCAGGTCTGGGGCGCACTCAACGTCGGGCTGGCCGCACTGCGCGAGGCCGGTGAGCGCGAGCTGGCCCCGCGCGGGTTCCCGACGACGCGCGTCGGCCTCACGGCCCGCGCCGTGCTGAGCCTCGTCCTCGGCTACGTCGCCCTCGAGCCGGCCCTGGACTCCCTCGACGGCACGAGCGAGGACCCCGAGGTGGTCGTCGACCACCTGGCGGCGCTGCTGCTGCACGGGTTCGGGCTCGGGGAGGGCCAGGACTCTTAA
- a CDS encoding cytochrome P450 has translation MSLLDIERTPFNPFDAEVMADPYPYFRWMRENDPVHMVDALGMPLITRAEDVEGALRDVKTFSSVGWMELMFGDYLVVPEVKFLLSLDPPEHTRLRRLANTAFTRTMVANLETTMVRIVDECMATMAESEAPDIVRDVAIPLPIKVIAEMTGVDPDMHADFARWGTLIVDAINANVSGEVPYEGFNDDVADAITNLRAYYFGLVEDRRRAPRNDLATALVQASDEGNKLNEFEVVSLLNFSVNAGFETTGKLIGNLLLALFQHPDQFRAVREDRSLIPAAVQEGLRYDSPALFLPRRLTRDHVVAGTPMDEGFCLVSFASANHDPAKFPDHPEEFDIFRDTKGHVAFGLGPHFCLGAHLAPRETELVLDGVLRWFSKIDHDPDGVQRDPTFFLRGLKSLPVSVRPA, from the coding sequence ATGAGCCTGCTGGACATCGAGCGCACGCCGTTCAACCCGTTCGACGCCGAGGTCATGGCGGACCCGTACCCGTACTTCCGCTGGATGCGGGAGAACGATCCGGTGCACATGGTCGACGCGCTCGGGATGCCGCTGATCACGCGCGCCGAGGACGTCGAGGGGGCGCTGCGCGACGTGAAGACCTTCTCCTCCGTCGGGTGGATGGAGCTGATGTTCGGCGACTACCTGGTCGTGCCCGAGGTGAAGTTCCTGCTCTCGCTCGACCCGCCGGAGCACACCCGGCTGCGGCGCCTGGCCAACACCGCCTTCACCCGGACCATGGTGGCCAACCTCGAGACGACGATGGTGCGCATCGTCGACGAGTGCATGGCGACGATGGCGGAGAGCGAGGCGCCGGACATCGTCCGCGACGTCGCGATTCCGCTGCCAATCAAGGTGATCGCCGAGATGACCGGCGTCGACCCGGACATGCACGCCGACTTCGCCCGCTGGGGCACGCTGATCGTCGACGCGATCAATGCCAACGTGTCCGGCGAGGTCCCCTACGAGGGGTTCAACGACGACGTCGCCGACGCGATCACGAATCTGCGCGCTTACTACTTCGGCCTGGTGGAGGACCGCCGGCGCGCGCCGCGCAACGACCTGGCAACCGCGCTGGTCCAGGCCTCCGACGAGGGCAACAAGCTCAACGAGTTCGAAGTGGTCAGCCTCCTGAACTTCTCGGTCAACGCCGGGTTCGAGACGACCGGCAAGCTGATCGGGAACCTGTTGCTCGCCCTGTTCCAGCACCCGGATCAGTTCCGGGCCGTCCGCGAGGACCGTTCGTTGATTCCGGCTGCGGTGCAGGAAGGTCTGCGCTACGACAGTCCCGCCCTGTTTCTGCCGCGGCGCCTGACGCGGGATCACGTCGTCGCCGGCACGCCGATGGACGAGGGGTTCTGCCTCGTCAGCTTCGCCTCGGCCAACCACGACCCCGCCAAGTTCCCGGATCACCCGGAGGAGTTCGACATCTTCCGCGACACCAAGGGTCACGTCGCCTTCGGTCTCGGTCCGCACTTCTGCCTCGGCGCCCACCTGGCCCCCCGCGAGACCGAGCTCGTCCTGGACGGCGTGCTGCGCTGGTTCTCCAAGATCGACCACGACCCGGACGGGGTCCAGCGCGACCCGACCTTCTTCCTCCGCGGGCTCAAGTCGCTCCCGGTCTCGGTCCGCCCGGCCTGA
- a CDS encoding limonene-1,2-epoxide hydrolase family protein: MLIHPGAEPQNDDEKAVVGFLDDWGPGAWPHMLDCYDRWLTDDFLWENTGSPPTYGKAAAMEFLSKLHDTLEMEWCTAELRNLASRKAANGDGIVLTERVDRIFLADGTEAIAIPIMGCFTVRDGKIARYADYNADSPIKERFPRHRH; encoded by the coding sequence ATGCTGATTCACCCCGGCGCCGAGCCGCAGAACGACGACGAGAAGGCGGTCGTCGGCTTCCTCGACGACTGGGGGCCGGGCGCCTGGCCGCACATGCTCGACTGCTACGACCGGTGGCTGACCGACGACTTCCTCTGGGAGAACACCGGCTCCCCGCCGACCTACGGCAAGGCCGCGGCGATGGAGTTCCTGTCCAAGCTCCACGACACCCTCGAGATGGAGTGGTGCACCGCGGAGCTGCGGAACCTGGCCTCCCGGAAGGCGGCGAACGGCGACGGCATCGTCCTCACCGAGCGCGTCGACCGCATCTTCCTCGCCGACGGGACCGAGGCGATCGCGATCCCGATCATGGGGTGCTTCACGGTCCGCGACGGGAAGATCGCGCGGTACGCCGACTACAACGCGGACTCCCCGATCAAGGAGCGCTTCCCGAGGCATCGTCACTGA
- a CDS encoding nuclear transport factor 2 family protein, with amino-acid sequence MDLEARIARLEAVEEIRRLKARYFRCVDLREWDEFATLFTEDFVPDFGESTSGPVDKATFVASVARHFASGISIHHGHEPEIDVLDETNARGLWPMYDLVESPDNSGYRNHTGWGHYTETYRKVDGRWLIATTKLTRIKYVELPKG; translated from the coding sequence ATGGACCTCGAAGCGCGCATCGCGCGGCTGGAGGCGGTCGAGGAAATCCGCCGGCTGAAGGCGCGGTACTTCCGGTGCGTCGACCTGCGGGAATGGGACGAGTTCGCAACCCTCTTCACCGAGGATTTCGTCCCGGACTTCGGTGAGTCGACGTCAGGTCCGGTGGACAAGGCGACATTCGTGGCGTCGGTCGCGCGGCACTTCGCGTCCGGGATCTCGATCCACCACGGGCACGAGCCGGAGATCGACGTCCTCGACGAGACGAACGCGCGGGGCCTGTGGCCGATGTACGACCTCGTCGAATCGCCCGACAACTCCGGCTACCGCAACCACACCGGCTGGGGCCACTACACCGAGACCTACCGCAAGGTCGACGGCCGGTGGCTGATCGCGACCACCAAGCTGACCCGCATCAAGTACGTCGAACTTCCGAAGGGATGA
- a CDS encoding TIGR03619 family F420-dependent LLM class oxidoreductase, producing the protein MTTVGLCLPQLGPAVDAGLVRDFAQTAEGMGFDHLWVQDHFLYALEQEGEYGGSAQAQPERYKSVWAPTELLGAVAAWTSTIQLGTSVLVGGNHYPVQLAQRLATVDQLASGRLDVIGLSVGWSVEEHRAMGVDPTTRGKRMDDFVPTLRACWGPDPVEYSGPFFEVGPCLMQPKPVSEFRLMSGMWSGPGLARTAAQFDLWNPGSLPIPTVLEMLAGVNAQRAEGQPPVDVIYRVALESTAGKRLSVDEVAERTAEVRDAGLEGVIVETNFCSEIDSPAAWMSLLSGLEPILKAAHS; encoded by the coding sequence ATGACGACCGTCGGGTTGTGCCTGCCCCAGCTCGGGCCCGCGGTCGACGCCGGTCTGGTCCGGGACTTCGCGCAGACCGCGGAGGGCATGGGGTTCGATCACCTCTGGGTGCAGGACCACTTCCTCTACGCGCTCGAGCAGGAGGGCGAGTACGGCGGGAGCGCGCAGGCGCAGCCCGAGCGCTACAAGTCGGTGTGGGCGCCGACCGAACTTCTCGGCGCGGTCGCGGCCTGGACTTCGACGATTCAGCTCGGCACCTCGGTGCTCGTCGGCGGCAACCACTACCCGGTGCAGCTGGCCCAGCGACTCGCGACGGTCGACCAGCTCGCGAGCGGCCGACTCGACGTCATCGGCCTCTCCGTCGGCTGGTCGGTCGAGGAGCACCGCGCGATGGGCGTCGACCCGACGACCCGCGGCAAGCGCATGGACGACTTCGTCCCGACGCTGCGCGCCTGCTGGGGCCCCGACCCCGTCGAGTACTCCGGCCCGTTCTTCGAGGTCGGGCCGTGCCTGATGCAGCCCAAGCCGGTGAGCGAGTTCCGGCTCATGTCGGGCATGTGGTCCGGGCCCGGACTCGCCCGCACCGCCGCACAGTTCGACCTGTGGAACCCCGGGTCACTCCCGATCCCGACCGTGCTGGAGATGCTCGCCGGCGTCAACGCCCAGCGCGCGGAGGGCCAACCTCCGGTGGACGTGATCTACCGCGTCGCGCTGGAGAGCACCGCCGGAAAGCGCCTGAGCGTCGACGAGGTCGCCGAACGCACCGCCGAGGTCCGGGACGCCGGCCTGGAAGGCGTCATCGTCGAGACCAACTTCTGCTCCGAGATCGACTCGCCCGCCGCGTGGATGTCCCTGCTCTCCGGCCTTGAGCCCATCCTCAAGGCCGCCCACTCCTGA
- a CDS encoding molybdopterin-containing oxidoreductase family protein codes for MTTVERPDTSPDLQLTDVSGARTVHTFCRYCLAACGLEVTVRDNKVLKIAPDKQNPHTWHDFCAKGRTAGELVEHPRRILTPMRRVGDGYVEATWEEAIADIATRMKRLIAEDGPDTVATYWGNPAGFSSSNVMFQLAFMDAISSNSRYFVGSVDQNNMHVVATAMYGSQLMAPVSDIDNCDYFLLVGANPAVSAWGWLETVPAGWRRCLERQKGGAKLVVVDPVATETARRADEHLAVRPAQDWALLLGMIKVILDEGLEHKADCDPVSGIATGVEDLRRLVREADLDDLAARCEIPREQIERIAREFAGARTAMAITRTGVALHETGTIGEWLGHVLNVVTGRMDRPGGRRYEEGYVDSIKLFDMMAKPMTHKSRVQGRDMVAGHHGLDELPGEITTPGKGRVRALIINAGNPVVSGPNGDKLDAALAQLDLLVVLDLVQRESHRHAHWLLPVPHWLERDDLHALTSGLQDQPYAHYGRRAVEPPVGVREEWRFWTDLSLALGKPLFGYRGVNTFVKVSRKLARRTGRPGLEFSPHLIDRLLVASGRKVKWKDIVSRPHGYVFGKREFGNLRKALKTPDKKIHAAPPEFLARTRELMTSQRDEAPTGYPFQLGNRRNRHAMNSWLNELPSLHRSGKRNEAVINPADAAELGIATGDLVRVYSPTGSIEVPALVSDDPRPGLVLVDHGWGSRVFDPRGGAEPISYGANRNKLIDGSKLDPLSQTPALSSSWVAVEKLNP; via the coding sequence ATGACCACTGTCGAACGCCCCGACACCTCGCCTGACCTCCAGCTCACCGACGTCTCCGGGGCACGCACCGTCCACACCTTCTGCCGCTACTGCCTCGCGGCCTGCGGGCTGGAGGTGACGGTTCGGGACAACAAGGTCCTCAAGATCGCACCGGACAAGCAGAATCCGCATACCTGGCACGACTTCTGCGCGAAGGGGCGGACGGCGGGCGAGCTCGTCGAGCACCCGCGGCGGATCCTCACGCCGATGCGCCGCGTCGGCGACGGCTACGTCGAGGCCACGTGGGAGGAGGCGATCGCCGACATCGCGACGCGGATGAAGAGGCTGATCGCCGAGGACGGCCCCGACACCGTCGCGACGTACTGGGGCAACCCGGCCGGATTCTCCTCGTCCAACGTCATGTTCCAGCTGGCGTTCATGGACGCGATCTCCTCGAACAGCCGGTACTTCGTCGGGTCGGTCGACCAGAACAACATGCACGTGGTCGCGACCGCGATGTACGGCTCGCAGCTGATGGCGCCGGTCTCGGACATCGACAACTGCGACTACTTCCTGCTCGTCGGGGCGAACCCGGCGGTCAGTGCGTGGGGTTGGCTCGAGACCGTGCCCGCGGGCTGGCGGCGTTGCCTGGAGCGGCAGAAGGGCGGCGCGAAGCTTGTCGTCGTCGACCCGGTCGCGACCGAGACGGCCCGCAGGGCCGACGAGCACCTCGCGGTCCGGCCGGCGCAGGACTGGGCACTGCTGCTCGGCATGATCAAGGTGATCCTCGACGAGGGGCTTGAACACAAGGCCGACTGCGACCCCGTCAGCGGGATCGCGACCGGCGTCGAGGACCTGCGGCGCCTCGTGCGCGAGGCCGACCTCGACGATCTCGCCGCGCGCTGCGAGATCCCGCGCGAGCAGATCGAGCGCATTGCCCGCGAGTTCGCCGGAGCGCGCACCGCGATGGCGATCACCCGCACCGGCGTCGCGCTCCACGAGACGGGCACGATCGGCGAGTGGCTCGGCCACGTCCTCAATGTCGTCACCGGCCGGATGGACCGCCCGGGCGGGCGCCGCTACGAAGAGGGCTACGTCGACAGCATCAAGCTCTTCGACATGATGGCCAAGCCGATGACGCACAAGTCGCGGGTCCAGGGCCGCGACATGGTCGCCGGCCACCACGGCCTCGACGAGCTGCCGGGCGAGATCACCACCCCCGGCAAGGGCCGCGTGCGGGCGCTGATTATCAACGCCGGAAACCCGGTCGTCTCGGGCCCGAACGGCGACAAACTCGACGCCGCGCTCGCGCAACTGGACCTGCTCGTCGTCCTCGACCTCGTGCAGCGCGAGAGCCACCGGCACGCGCACTGGCTGCTGCCGGTGCCGCACTGGCTGGAGCGCGACGACCTGCACGCGCTCACGTCCGGCCTGCAGGACCAGCCCTACGCCCACTACGGCCGCCGCGCCGTCGAGCCGCCCGTCGGGGTCCGCGAGGAGTGGCGGTTCTGGACCGACCTGTCCCTCGCCCTCGGCAAGCCGCTGTTCGGCTACCGGGGCGTGAACACCTTCGTCAAGGTGTCCCGGAAGCTCGCGCGGAGGACGGGCCGCCCGGGCCTGGAGTTCTCCCCGCACCTGATCGACCGGTTGCTCGTCGCGAGCGGTCGCAAGGTGAAGTGGAAGGACATCGTCTCCCGGCCGCACGGCTACGTCTTCGGCAAGCGTGAGTTCGGCAACCTGAGGAAGGCGCTGAAGACTCCGGACAAGAAGATCCACGCCGCCCCGCCGGAGTTCCTCGCCCGGACCCGAGAACTGATGACCAGTCAGCGCGACGAGGCGCCGACCGGTTACCCGTTCCAGCTCGGGAACCGCCGCAATCGGCACGCGATGAACTCGTGGCTGAACGAGCTGCCAAGCCTGCACCGGTCGGGCAAGCGCAACGAGGCCGTGATCAATCCTGCGGACGCCGCGGAGCTCGGGATCGCCACCGGCGACCTCGTGCGTGTGTACTCCCCGACGGGCTCGATCGAGGTGCCCGCGCTGGTGAGCGACGATCCGAGGCCGGGCCTGGTGCTCGTCGACCACGGGTGGGGGTCGCGCGTCTTCGACCCCCGCGGCGGGGCGGAGCCGATCTCCTACGGCGCGAACCGGAACAAGCTCATCGACGGGTCGAAGCTCGACCCGCTGTCCCAGACCCCGGCCCTGAGCTCCTCGTGGGTTGCTGTGGAGAAGCTGAATCCGTAA